Part of the Pseudobacteriovorax antillogorgiicola genome is shown below.
GAAGTAAAACGGAAAACCGAGGAATTGGCTCTTCACCAGAGGGAGCTGGTTGAAGCATCCAGGAAGGCAGGCATGGCAGAAGTCGCTGTGGGCTTTCTTCACAACATTGGCAACATCATGACCTCAATCTTTGTGAGTTGTGAAACCGTAGCGAAGATGGTTGAAGAGAGCGAGTATTCTAAGCGAACCCAGGCATTTTTTGATCTGATGAAGAAAAAAGTTGAACAATTGCAGGCGTACTTGAGTTCTGAAGAGGGGGCTCAGGCCAATGAGTTCTGGCGAGCATTGAACCGCTATGAAGGTGAACAGCGGCAGCAGCTTCTCGATCTCATGAATAGAATTCTTGTTGGTTTGAAAGACATTGAAGAAATCATCAAATTGCAGATGATCTTTGCCAATGCTCCCGATATCAAAGAAGACTGCTACATTGATGCTATGGTTGAAAAGGCAATTAATATTAATCGCCTAGAGCTTGATAAGGCTGGTATCGAATGTGAGTGCTACTTGGATTTTATCGGACCTCTAGTCTCGGTGCCGGCAAAAATAACTCAAATCCTGGTAAATCTAATTCTAAATTCCATTCAAGCTATCAAAATTGATAACAAGCATCCTAGAATTACCATCCGATCGGAAATTCACGGGGATGACGTCCACATTATCTGTGAAGATAATGGCAAAGGTATCGCTCCGGAGAATTTAATAAAGATTTTCTCGTTTGGTTTTACGACTAAAAAAACTGGTTCTGGATTTGGCCTTCATTCTAGCTCACTGATGGCTCAGGAGCTTGGAGGTAATATTGAGGCCCGTAGCGAAGGTCGCGGCAAGGGGGCCCAGTTTATTATTATCTTACCCATTCAAGGGCGTAAAACAAGCCAAAAGCCTCAGCTTGCTATTAGCTAAACCGATTAGAGATAGTGAAGGGATTCCACCTTATCCCAACCACGGGACTTTGCGAATCTAAAGATGTCTTGACTACGGATCTCGCGAATATCCTCTTGCTCGTCGCCGTTGGTGTACTTGACCCAGCCTTCTTTCATATCACCACAGACCAGGCTTATGAATGGATTGTGGTAGAGGTCTGCATCATCGCGTCGCTCTTTAAATGTGAGTGACTCCTTAGCAAAGCCTAGTGTGCTTCCCGCCGGAATAATGCACCTTGGGACATCATCTTGTAGGTTTTCGTAGAGCTTGAGGTCGCGAATAGCAACGCGAAAATAGTTACCAGCAGGTTTAGTGTCATGCAATCGCTGCGGATCGATCGTTTCTGACTGAGTCTCTGACCCATGGTTGATCGCAGCTTGGTCTACTGGCAGTTTTTTGCAGGCTCCTATGAGGCTCGCGATGGCGAGTATGATCAATATTTTCATATTGCCTCCTTTGGGCAGCTGTTTCCTTGTTTCAACCCAGGGTAAATTATGCAATATTAGGACCCGTCGTGAGTCCTCGTGATTACAGTATCTTAGGCTCTTGTCCTTTGTTCATGGCATGGCCGATGTCAGCAAGCTTGCAGGCCAAATTTCGAAAGGAGTTCCCCAATGACAATTCTGATTCTGTTCCTGACAGCCCTTGGCTCCTCTATCATATCGGGACTGGTGGGGATGGCAGGTGGGGTGACACTCTTAGCTGTGATGACCTTTTTTTTTCCGATGCATGTGATTGTGCCTGTTCATGGCTTGGTGCAGTTTGTGAGTAACTCAAGCAGAACCTGGATTCTACGGGAGCATGTTCATAGAGAGAGTTTTGTGCCATTTCTGATCGGGGTTCCCATTGGTGGCGTCGCAGTCTGGTTCTTCTTGAGCAACTTAGATCGCCCTGAATGGATTCTAGGAATTGTGGCTGCTCTACTATTCTATGTTGCTTTCAAACCAAAGAAATTACCTGAACTAAAATTGGGAACAAAAGGTTTTTGGCTCCTAGGTGTCGCGGCGAGTTTTCTTGGCTCCTTGGTTGGGGCGACAGGGCCTTTGATGGCACCATTCTTTGCAAGAAGTGATTTCACTAAGGAGCAGATTGTTGCGACTAAGGCAGCTTGCCAGCTGCTCGTACACATTGTAAAGGTGCCCATCTTCCTAGGGTTGGCCTTTCCGTATCAAGATTACTGGCTTGAAACAGCTGTGATGGTGGTCGGGGTTATCATTGGTACAAAACTGGGTACATCATTGCTGAAGTCCATGAGCACCCAACGATTTATGATCCTTCTTAAAGTGGCCTTGGCCTTGACAGGCCTGCGTATTACAATCAAGATGTTGACTTCAAGTTAACGTGTTTTATGAGTTCTTTATGTCAAGTCATACTCTCGATCGGCTGGGTGTTACGCCTTTTCGCTCCATTTGGCCATTGAATTCCCGTTGGTTTCAAACGATCACTCCCAATATGTTGCCGGATATCGATGATAGCCCAGACCAATGGCATCATTTTAAATTGCCCGACGGTGATACGATCGTGGTGGCTGAAAACCGTCCAGAAATTGAACCCAAACGAATTTTTGTTACGGTTCATGGCTTGACAGGAGACTACCGCTCTAACTACAACGTCCGGCTTTGTAAGAAGCTCAAACCCTTGGGCGTAGTGCTCTTTCGGGTGAATCTGAGGGGGGCAGGGCCCGGCTTCGGTCATGCGCGAAAAACCTATAACGCTGGCCAGAGCCAGGACCTTCGGGATGTGCTACGGGCCATCGGCAAGCTTTATCCCAAGCTACCAGCGACGGTCATGGGAATTTCCATGGGAGCTAACATCGTCTTAAAGATGATGGGTGAGGCTCGTCTACCGCGGTTTGTTGATAGCTTTGTGGCAGTATCTCCGCCATTCGACTTAGCATCCACTTCTAAGAAGCTTCAACAGCGATCTCCAAAAGTCGATCGCTACTTTTCAAAACGTCTGATGAAAGAAACCAGTAAACTCCACAGAAAGTTTCCTGATCTCGGTCCGCTAGATTTTCCTGAGTCTTGCACTGTTTTCGACTTTGATGAACTCTACACCGCCCCACGCCATGGCTTTAAAAGTGCCCAAGACTACTACGACCGTAGTTCAAGCCTGCACTTTATCCCAGCCATTAAAGCTAAAGGATTGGTCTTGCTTGCCAAAGATGATCCTGTAGTCAACTATGGCGATTTGCCTAAATTTGATAAAAGACGGGTAGATTTTGTCTGTACTCCTCGGGGAGGACATGTTGGATTCTTTAACCCGCTGTCAAAAAATGGCCCATTCTGGATGGACCATTTGATCAGTTCCTGGATGAAACACAGATTGAAAGTTTAGAGTCGGTCTCCTAAACGCCAAATCCTTAATCACGGCGCCTGGAGCCCAGTTCTAGTATTAGTAGGTCTGGAATAGATCATTCCAGCTAAAATTCCTCGCGTAGGGGCTAACAATGTCGTGATTGAAGCTGATGGTGGTCACTTGATCAAGGACGTAACGAGGGCTCACCTGGGGTGCTGGAAAAATAAAGGCAAACTCTCTCTTAAGTACGGCACGCCAACGATCTTGGTCGGCTTCGGGAATTTTCATCAATGAAGCTAGAGCATCCAAAGACTCCCCCTCTCCACGGGCCATATCCTGGGCAAGTTTTTCTAGGTTCCTTTCTGCAAATTTATAGATATCTGGCTGATTCTCAACAAGGGTTTTAGGGCCCTTGCACTCAGACATGTTCATAGTCGTTGAGGTGGGAGCGACGGATGAGAAGGCCATATTTGTGGTGCTCGCCGGTGCTGAAGAGAGCCAAGAGTAGGTGGGAAGGAGGTAGGATCCAATACCACAAGCGGGTATGAATCCAAAAACCGCATTTTGAGGCATATCTTTCTGCAAAACACGCATCAAAGGATAGCTTTGTCCGAAGGCTTGGGGGCCTGTGAAAAATACTAGAACGAGAAGGCAATATAAGATTTGCATGAGCTGGTCTCCTAGCTTGCTATGGATGCGGCATAAAGGGACTGATAGATCTCTTCCAATAGTAAGTCACCGTTTCCAAAAACGTTTGAAAAGTTTCGGTTCAGTCGAGTTACAAACTTTGGATATTGATCTGAGCTAAGATTCCAAAGGCTTGCCAGCGCTTCTAAAGATTCTCCTCCTCCATGTGCAGCATCACGCATAATTTCTGACATATGACTGACGATGAAATGGTAGGCTCGGCTATTTTCAACAATCGGAGGACCACCATTACAGCCTGATATCCCCGATGTGGTAGACAATGGTAAGAGTGGTGTTGATGAGAGATTGACGGATGAGGCCATCGCCGTTGAAAACCAGGAATCTTCATCAAATACTAAGTTCCCTGGGCCACAGCCTAGATTCTTTGGAAACTCTTTATTCCAAAACTTGGATACCGCGCTTTCTCCATAAGCCTGGGAGCTAAGGGATAGAAAAAGCCCTAGGCAGATAGCCCATTGTGCCTTCATCAAAAACCTCCTTGCGTATTGTAGTTAATAGGCTAACTTATCTGGATAATCGAATGCAAGTTGAGATCTCTAATAACGCATGGCTATACACTGCCCAAAGTTAACTCATGGCAGCAGTCGGCTAGCAAAGGGGAAGCAATGGTCAGGGGCGCAAGGATCAGATTACTGGTACTGGTGTTGCTGAGTGCTCGGCCTTGTCTGGGGCAGGTACTTGAACAGTGGGCGGAAGACTGGCAGTGGCAAAAACTCTTGCATATGAGGGATGGGGCATTTACTGTCGACGACCCAGATTTCTACCATGGAGCTAGGAACACGCCTCTAGATCAGCTTCTAGCCTTCCACAAAGCTTGGCAGAAAGACTTTCATGGGGATCATGTATGGTGTCGCTTCCCTGCACGGAGCCTTTGGCTTGCTAAAAAACTAAAGCTGCCAACCCCCCAAGTGCCAAAAGACTGCAATGAATACTGGGATTATATGGAGGAGATTAAACCAGAAACGATAAGTCTCGTCTTTCCTTCTGAATATTTTGGCAACCCTGCTTCTATGTTTGGTCATACCTTCTTGAGAGTTGGGGCTCGTGATGCACCACCTCTCCTATCTCATGCGCTATCTTATGGAGCAGCGATTGAGGATCAACCTGGCTTAAGTTATGCCATCAAGGGTATCTTTGGGTTTTATCCCGGTTACTTTTCTATTGCTCCGTACTATACAACAGTCAGTCAGTACAACGATATGGAAGATCGCGACCTATGGGACTTTCCAATAAAGTTAGCTCCAGAAAAAGTTCGATTTCTTATGGCTCATCTTTGGGAGTTGAAAGATAAAACCATAGACTACTATTTTTTTGATGATAACTGTTCGCTCTTGCTTTTGGACTTTCTTGCCGTTGCTGATCGAAGTATTAACTCGGAAGACATCACCGGTCTTTGGGTTTTCCCCCTAGATGTGGTTTACTATCTTCGCGATCAGGACTTGCTTCACAGACCCCGCTACAGGCCATCTATGAGCCAAAAGATTAGCATGATAGGTCGTGATATTGATCCATCTTTGATGGATCATGTAGATCTCTTGGAAGAGCGATTCTTTGAGGGCGATCAACTACCTCTTGCGCCAGAAGAGCAAATCAAATTGTTTCGTTTTTGGGCTGAACGGCTTCGGCTTAATTTTCGCGAGGGACGGATGTCACGGCCCACCTATGCCAGTCGCTACCTGAAAGTTCTTGGGTCACAAGCCAGATCATCGAGCAAGCCTTCGACCCTTCCGATGTTGCCAGACTACGATCTTTTAGACGGGCACTATCCCAAACTTGTTGCGGTGGGAGGGCAGTTTGGTTCTCAGCCGGGCGCTCTACTAAGACTAAGACCAGCGATGCACGGTGCGGATGACCCGAGTGGTGGCTTCAGACCTGGGAGTATTCTTAGCGTGCTCGACACAAAAATATTGGCCAATGAGCAAGATCTCTTACTAGACGAACTAGTTCTATTTCAAATGGCTTCGTGGCAAGAACAGCATTCTTTGATGGCTACTTGGTCATGGGAAACCCGAGCGGCCTACGAGCGTTGGCTAGAACTAAGCTATCTAGAAGGAGCTATTGGCCAACGCTTGTTTTCATATGAGGGAATTCATGCTTTATTCCTGATTGGCGGGCAGCTCCGTTATCAAACTGACTTTGAGGTAGCTAGCTTAGCCCAACTACGCTTCCGTACTCAAATCACGGGCAAGTGGTTTTTCAATGGCCTGGCAAAAATTTCCTGGCAGCCGGGTCTTTGGGAATCGATCTGGCAGACAAGCATTCACTACCAATGGAGTGCAGGCCAGGGCATTTTACTAAGTGGCAGGGGAGGGCCTTTTAAAAAAGAGCAGCTCAGCCTAGAATATCGGCGCTATCTATGAAGCAAGTCTTGCCTAGTGCTCCCTGTTTATGGTGGAGCCTTGGTATACTATCAAGGAATAGTATGTTTTCAGCAAGTGGTCTTCATGGAAAAAGAGTTTCAATCGCTAAGGATGTCTTTGCTAGTCAAAATTTTGATAGCAAGCTCATTGTTGACCACGATTTTAACCGTCTTTTCCTTTTATACCGACTATACAGCGGAGATGTCCGATCTCAATCGATCACTGCACCAGATTCAGGAAGTCTCGGTGCCTTCTATCACTGATAACCTCTGGAATCTTGATGAACGGGCAATCAGCGAGCAGTTGTCATCCATAGCGAAATTACAAGGAATTGTTTCAATCGCTGTGCTAGATGAAGAGGGGAGTGTGGTTGCGGAGCGCGGTAGCGTCTTAGAGACTCCCGTCTATCTTTTTGAGCAACGCTACCCCATGGTCCGTAGTAACGAAACGATCGGTGAACTGAGGATAACGGTAACCAAGCAGTTCATCTTTCAACGATTGGCGCGACGGGCATTGGTCTTTTTTGGAACCCAAGGCATCAAAACATTTCTCATTTCATTTATCATCCTCTTTATTGTTCGCTACTATGTGACAAATCATCTTGAAAAGATTGCCAGCTATTTTGAGAAGGGAAAGTTTCGCCAGGATAAGTTGCAGCTGCAATATGAGAACAGGGTCCGAAATGAGTTAGATGTCATGGTAGACAATATCAACGAGATGGCTAAACGAGTGACGGAGTCCGAACGGGAGCTGAAGCGTAATCTCGAAGTTCAGCGAGCATCGGCGATTAATTCGGCTCGATTAGCCAGTCTAGGAGAGATGGCTGGAGGTATTGCCCATGAGATCAATAATCCTATGGCCATCATCTTGGGAAATCTTGGAATTTTGCAAAAGCTTATCGAAGAGGATGCAACAGATCAGGCAACCTTGGAGCATTTGATTGATAAAGCTATCAATACCTGCGATCGGGTGAATCGGATTATTTCCGGACTCAGAACGTATTCCCGGGATGCAGATGGAGATCCCTTCTTGGATGAAACCTTGTTGAGTATTATTGAACAAACACTTCCCTACTGCCGCGAGAGATTTAGAGATGCAGGGATCGAGCTTATTATTGAACCGATTGACCCCCGAATTATTATTTCCTGTCGTGCGACTCAAATATCTCAAGTTCTTGTTAGCTTGCTGAATAATGCGTACGACGCTGTTTCAGAAGTCGAAAACAAGTGGATTCGTATTGCAGCGGAACTTAAAGGAGATCGTGTTCAGGTTACAGTTTCTGACTCTGGACATGGAATTCCGCACACGGTCATTGATCGGATCTTTGATCCATTTTTTACTACAAAAGAAGTGGGTAAAGGCACTGGTCTGGGCTTATCGATTTCTAAGAACCTTATTGAAAATCATGACGGAACGTTTTGGGTCAACCCCCGGTCTGAACATACGAGCTTCTTGATTGAGCTTCCTGCTCGCCTTGAGGAACTCGATTCGGTGAGCTAAGAACCCTTAGTGCTGCACTCCTTCTGAGATTGCTCTAATTTAAAAGACTAATGAAAACTGTTAGATGGCCACTCGCTTAGGCTTCCGTAGGTTCCAGCACGATAACGAGAGTCTAGATACGTTCGGATTTTCCTGTCATTATCAGAGGATAAGCTGGGATTCCAAAGTCGTGTTCTACCTGCCAAAATCTGGTGCTCAATTTTGCTCTTTCCTCCAGTAGAAAAATGTTCCTAAATCCGGTGCTTTAGCAGGGTAAAAATTTGGTTCAAAGTTTGCAAACTGTCAAGTATCAACGACACACTACCTTGGAGAGGCACAATGAGCATACGATTTCAAATATCATCGCTATGGATAGTAATATGGGCGACAGCTTGTGGAACCGCAGCTCCCCAGAGGCCTCTCTATAAGAGTGAAACCAGCACAGCACGATCAAGTGGTACAGAATTGGATAGCGATGCTAGTGGTTCAGACGATGCTACTCTCAATGATTCTAGCAATGATACACCAGTTGATGAAAACTTAGATGCAGATCAAGGTGAAGTGGTGGAGGAGCCTGAGGAGCCCGCTGTTGATCCAGCAGAGGAAGCGGCCGCTCAATTGCGTGCCACAGGCAAGCAAGCCTACGAAACGGAGTGTATGAGTTGCCATGGGGAACCAGCGGCAACAACACTTAATTCTCGGGATGCCATGGAAATTGCTGGACAGTCAGGGCTCATTTTTCACGGCGGCGTTGCAAACTATCCCAATCAACAGATTGCTGAAGGCATTGTCGCTTTCTTAACAGACCCTAACCAGCCTTAAAAAGGCTGGAGACCCTTATTTCTGGTCCCCCAACTAGGAAATGATGTTAGCGAGGTTCGACTATACTCGAACCTCGCTCTGTTTTTTAATCCAGTATCTCAAAATTGGTGATATCGATGTGGTAGAAGTAATCAACTTGTGGAGCTGTATCTTGATAGACTTTTACTGGATAGCCAAGTTTTGGGTCGTACTCCTGAGCCGAGAATTTAGCTCCATAAATGATATCCAGTTCGATGCTTCGAAATAGTGAGTCCATTTTGCCATCAAAGTAGCCTCCACGACCCTCCGAAGTCTTTTGAATATCAACAACTTCGTAATCTTTTACAGTTACATCATAGCCGCCAACATCTCCGCAGAAACAGAAAATATCGACACTATAGCTATAGTTCGCGAGATTTGCTCTCTTCCAGCGAGCAAGGGCGGAGCTCCAAAGTTCCGCTGAACCTGGAGAGGTCAGTTCAGGTGCCTTCTTTGAGTCAACAGATTCAGCGCCCATCGCTGATAACGATAGACCAAAAACAAGACCAAGGGTCGCTAATAGTTTCATGATAACTCCAGACATGAGTTTATTGTTACAGGAGTCTTGTAGCAACTTGTAAGTGTACTTGCGAGATACAAAGGACAGAAAGGAGCACTAAGTACTCCCTACAGGTGAACAAGGTCTACGGAGGAGGCATCGAGCCTATTCTAGGCTACGATGCTCTCAGTGTGGGAGGCCACATCAATAACTACAATGGGCCATGGGGACGAGCGTGGATTATAATCCTTGGCAGAAGGCTCCGACAAGAAGGTCTTGCCGAGGTAGGTTCAAGGTGGAGGGGCAGCGATTATCGCCAGTTACTAGAAGCCTTGCATTGTCGACGATGACTTGTACTTCGTTGCCACGATGTGAGTCGCAAAGATCCGGCAATGTTTCCGCGATTTCCTCTCTCAAGCTTCGGCCAGAAGTTTCAATATCGAAGCCGGCAACACCTGAAATATTTTGATTGGTGCAGGTAGAAATTTCGAACGAGCTTAGATTCCGATCTAGACTGATCCAGTTTTTCAAACAGCTTTTGATTCTTTCCCGTGCTCGTTCTCTAGCAGTGTTTGCTTGTACGCCTCCATGTTTGCCAGCTGCCTGACCACCGATGAAAAGGACCTCGCTACGAACAACTTCTTCAAAGCTATTCAAGATCTTAACCTGGGCGTTGAAGGCGTAGTTGCAATGACGAATGCGATCAGCGAAGCTCGCTTGCGACACGCTCAGTAAAGGAGCGCAGATGACTAGGATTTTGGTGATGCTTTTGCTGATAGAGATAAGATTTAACATTTTTTTCCTCCTTGAAAATGTATGTGTGTTTACCTCTCAAGACTAAAGTTTCCTAGCTTCAAACACCACTTCGATCGTTGAGTATTGGGTGAGGTGATTTGATTACGAACGTGATGAATAAGCTGTAGTTAATCTTTTCCTACCTAAGTAGTACCATAAAAGTATTTCGCAGAAAGCATTCCAGCATTTGAAGAATTAATTTATTAGGGATTGGTTTAGAGTCTGGTACTCAACACTATTCGACATGCTGGCTGAACGGATATCGGAGCATGAGTATATTGATCCAAGTCTCATTGAGAAGGCAGCCATGGATCTTAAGCGCAACCCTGAGCGGTGGGCGGATCGAGGCGACTATAGGCAAGTCTTACAAGAA
Proteins encoded:
- a CDS encoding ATP-binding protein produces the protein MLSKDRPPSKFSEIWSTLFSRTSFQPVAKRLVFFTVGISTCFAFLISIMQILFDYQTEFQDIEESIHHLDQVSIKSLGTAIWYLDQVQIETILDGIRELPNVQQVVLSSKSLEGDVVKGELSARERIDKHFDVFYVQEGHSRKVGKISIYVSLDELYYNLLVKFGFSLLGNIVKTLSVSFLLVLYIRRTVTKRLEALGNYASNVVLDRADQESKAPHDQDHIQGYQDEISHLYEQIFRMEERLVAGYRQLREQDIEYQERLESEVKRKTEELALHQRELVEASRKAGMAEVAVGFLHNIGNIMTSIFVSCETVAKMVEESEYSKRTQAFFDLMKKKVEQLQAYLSSEEGAQANEFWRALNRYEGEQRQQLLDLMNRILVGLKDIEEIIKLQMIFANAPDIKEDCYIDAMVEKAININRLELDKAGIECECYLDFIGPLVSVPAKITQILVNLILNSIQAIKIDNKHPRITIRSEIHGDDVHIICEDNGKGIAPENLIKIFSFGFTTKKTGSGFGLHSSSLMAQELGGNIEARSEGRGKGAQFIIILPIQGRKTSQKPQLAIS
- a CDS encoding sulfite exporter TauE/SafE family protein — protein: MTILILFLTALGSSIISGLVGMAGGVTLLAVMTFFFPMHVIVPVHGLVQFVSNSSRTWILREHVHRESFVPFLIGVPIGGVAVWFFLSNLDRPEWILGIVAALLFYVAFKPKKLPELKLGTKGFWLLGVAASFLGSLVGATGPLMAPFFARSDFTKEQIVATKAACQLLVHIVKVPIFLGLAFPYQDYWLETAVMVVGVIIGTKLGTSLLKSMSTQRFMILLKVALALTGLRITIKMLTSS
- a CDS encoding YheT family hydrolase — encoded protein: MSSHTLDRLGVTPFRSIWPLNSRWFQTITPNMLPDIDDSPDQWHHFKLPDGDTIVVAENRPEIEPKRIFVTVHGLTGDYRSNYNVRLCKKLKPLGVVLFRVNLRGAGPGFGHARKTYNAGQSQDLRDVLRAIGKLYPKLPATVMGISMGANIVLKMMGEARLPRFVDSFVAVSPPFDLASTSKKLQQRSPKVDRYFSKRLMKETSKLHRKFPDLGPLDFPESCTVFDFDELYTAPRHGFKSAQDYYDRSSSLHFIPAIKAKGLVLLAKDDPVVNYGDLPKFDKRRVDFVCTPRGGHVGFFNPLSKNGPFWMDHLISSWMKHRLKV
- a CDS encoding DUF3015 family protein yields the protein MQILYCLLVLVFFTGPQAFGQSYPLMRVLQKDMPQNAVFGFIPACGIGSYLLPTYSWLSSAPASTTNMAFSSVAPTSTTMNMSECKGPKTLVENQPDIYKFAERNLEKLAQDMARGEGESLDALASLMKIPEADQDRWRAVLKREFAFIFPAPQVSPRYVLDQVTTISFNHDIVSPYARNFSWNDLFQTY
- a CDS encoding DUF3015 family protein produces the protein MKAQWAICLGLFLSLSSQAYGESAVSKFWNKEFPKNLGCGPGNLVFDEDSWFSTAMASSVNLSSTPLLPLSTTSGISGCNGGPPIVENSRAYHFIVSHMSEIMRDAAHGGGESLEALASLWNLSSDQYPKFVTRLNRNFSNVFGNGDLLLEEIYQSLYAASIAS
- a CDS encoding DUF4105 domain-containing protein produces the protein MVRGARIRLLVLVLLSARPCLGQVLEQWAEDWQWQKLLHMRDGAFTVDDPDFYHGARNTPLDQLLAFHKAWQKDFHGDHVWCRFPARSLWLAKKLKLPTPQVPKDCNEYWDYMEEIKPETISLVFPSEYFGNPASMFGHTFLRVGARDAPPLLSHALSYGAAIEDQPGLSYAIKGIFGFYPGYFSIAPYYTTVSQYNDMEDRDLWDFPIKLAPEKVRFLMAHLWELKDKTIDYYFFDDNCSLLLLDFLAVADRSINSEDITGLWVFPLDVVYYLRDQDLLHRPRYRPSMSQKISMIGRDIDPSLMDHVDLLEERFFEGDQLPLAPEEQIKLFRFWAERLRLNFREGRMSRPTYASRYLKVLGSQARSSSKPSTLPMLPDYDLLDGHYPKLVAVGGQFGSQPGALLRLRPAMHGADDPSGGFRPGSILSVLDTKILANEQDLLLDELVLFQMASWQEQHSLMATWSWETRAAYERWLELSYLEGAIGQRLFSYEGIHALFLIGGQLRYQTDFEVASLAQLRFRTQITGKWFFNGLAKISWQPGLWESIWQTSIHYQWSAGQGILLSGRGGPFKKEQLSLEYRRYL
- a CDS encoding ATP-binding protein yields the protein MTTILTVFSFYTDYTAEMSDLNRSLHQIQEVSVPSITDNLWNLDERAISEQLSSIAKLQGIVSIAVLDEEGSVVAERGSVLETPVYLFEQRYPMVRSNETIGELRITVTKQFIFQRLARRALVFFGTQGIKTFLISFIILFIVRYYVTNHLEKIASYFEKGKFRQDKLQLQYENRVRNELDVMVDNINEMAKRVTESERELKRNLEVQRASAINSARLASLGEMAGGIAHEINNPMAIILGNLGILQKLIEEDATDQATLEHLIDKAINTCDRVNRIISGLRTYSRDADGDPFLDETLLSIIEQTLPYCRERFRDAGIELIIEPIDPRIIISCRATQISQVLVSLLNNAYDAVSEVENKWIRIAAELKGDRVQVTVSDSGHGIPHTVIDRIFDPFFTTKEVGKGTGLGLSISKNLIENHDGTFWVNPRSEHTSFLIELPARLEELDSVS
- a CDS encoding DUF6174 domain-containing protein encodes the protein MKLLATLGLVFGLSLSAMGAESVDSKKAPELTSPGSAELWSSALARWKRANLANYSYSVDIFCFCGDVGGYDVTVKDYEVVDIQKTSEGRGGYFDGKMDSLFRSIELDIIYGAKFSAQEYDPKLGYPVKVYQDTAPQVDYFYHIDITNFEILD
- a CDS encoding DUF3626 domain-containing protein, translating into MLAERISEHEYIDPSLIEKAAMDLKRNPERWADRGDYRQVLQELKLLWHVLVRYGSPCTPISAV